In a genomic window of Erinaceus europaeus chromosome 12, mEriEur2.1, whole genome shotgun sequence:
- the CORO6 gene encoding coronin-6 isoform X6: protein MSRRVVRQSKFRHVFGQAAKADQAYEDIRVSKVTWDSSFCAVNPKFLAIIVESGGGGAFMVLPLAKTGRVDKNYPLVTGHTAPVLDIDWCPHNDNVIASASDDTTIMVWQIPDYTPVRNITEAIITLEGHSKRVGILSWHPTARNVLLSAGGDNMIIIWNVGTGEVLLSLDDMHPDVIHSVCWNSNGSLLATTCKDKTLRIIDPRKGQVVAERFAAHEGMRPMRAVFTRQGHIFTTGFTRMSQRELGLWDPNNFEEPVALQEMDTSNGVLLPFYDPDSSIVYLCGKGDSSIRYFEITDEPPFVHYLNTFSSKEPQRGMGFMPKRGLDVSKCEIARFYKLHERKCEPIIMTVPRKSDLFQDDLYPDTPGPEPALEAEEWLSGQDAEPVLISLKDGYVPPKHRELRVTKRNILDVRPPSGPHRSQSASDAPVSQHTLETLLEEIKALREQVQAQEQRITALENMLCELVDDTD from the exons ATGAGCCGGCGGGTGGTCCGGCAGAGCAAGTTTCGCCATGTGTTTGGGCAGGCCGCAAAGGCAGACCAGGCCTACGAGGACATCCGAGTGTCCAAGGTCACGTGGGACAGCTCCTTCTGTGCCGTCAACCCCAAGTTCCTGGCCATTATTGTGGAGTCTGGAGGTGGGGGTGCCTTCATGGTCCTGCCTCTGGCCAAG ACAGGACGAGTGGATAAAAACTACCCACTGGTCACTGGACACACTGCCCCTGTGCTGGATATTGACTGGTGCCCCCACAATGACAATGTCATCGCCAGTGCCTCAGACGATACCACCATCATG gtGTGGCAGATACCAGACTATACCCCAGTGCGAAACATTACGGAAGCCATCATCACACTAGAGGGTCACTCCAAGCGAGTGGGCATCCTCTCCTGGCACCCCACTGCCCGGAATGTCCTGCTCAGCGCAG GTGGTGACAATATGATCATCATCTGGAACGTGGGCACTGGGGAGGTGCTCCTGAGTCTGGACGACATGCACCCCGACGTCATCCACAGCGTGTGCTGGAACAGCAATGGCAGCCTGCTCGCCACCACCTGCAAAGACAAGACCCTGCGCATTATCGACCCCcgcaaaggccaggtggtggcg GAGAGGTTTGCGGCCCACGAGGGGATGAGGCCCATGAGGGCTGTCTTCACGCGCCAGGGTCACATCTTCACCACGGGCTTCACCCGCATGAGCCAGCGAGAGCTGGGCCTGTGGGACCCG AACAACTTCGAGGAGCCAGTGGCACTGCAGGAGATGGACACAAGCAATGGGGTTCTGCTGCCCTTCTATGATCCCGACTCCAGCATCGTCTACCTGTGCGGCAAG GGCGACAGCAGCATTCGGTACTTTGAGATCACAGACGAGCCGCCCTTCGTGCACTACCTGAACACGTTCAGCAGCAAGGAGCCACAGAGGGGCATGGGTTTCATGCCCAAGCGGGGCTTGGATGTCAGCAAGTGTGAGATCGCCCG GTTCTACAAGTTGCACGAAAGAAAATGTGAACCCATCATCATGACTGTGCCCCGcaag TCAGACCTGTTCCAGGACGACCTGTACCCAGACACGCCAGGTCCTGAGCCGGCCCTAGAGGCAGAAGAATGGCTCTCCGGCCAGGATGCTGAGCCTGTGCTCATCTCGCTGAAAGACGGCTACGTGCCCCCCAAGCACCGTGAGCTCAGAGTCACCAAGCGCAACATTCTGGACGTGCGCCCGCCTTCCGGGCCCCATCGCAGCCAGTCGGCCAGCGACGCCCCCGTGTCG CAGCACACGCTGGAGACACTGCTGGAGGAGATCAAGGCCCTTCGCGAGCAGGTGCAGGCCCAGGAGCAGCGCATCACAGCGCTGGAGAACATGCTGTGCGAGCTGGTGGACGACACAGATTAG
- the CORO6 gene encoding coronin-6 isoform X4: MSRRVVRQSKFRHVFGQAAKADQAYEDIRVSKVTWDSSFCAVNPKFLAIIVESGGGGAFMVLPLAKTGRVDKNYPLVTGHTAPVLDIDWCPHNDNVIASASDDTTIMVWQIPDYTPVRNITEAIITLEGHSKRVGILSWHPTARNVLLSAGGDNMIIIWNVGTGEVLLSLDDMHPDVIHSVCWNSNGSLLATTCKDKTLRIIDPRKGQVVAERARPHEGARPLRAVFTADGKLLSTGFSRMSERQLALWDPERFAAHEGMRPMRAVFTRQGHIFTTGFTRMSQRELGLWDPNNFEEPVALQEMDTSNGVLLPFYDPDSSIVYLCGKGDSSIRYFEITDEPPFVHYLNTFSSKEPQRGMGFMPKRGLDVSKCEIARFYKLHERKCEPIIMTVPRKSDLFQDDLYPDTPGPEPALEAEEWLSGQDAEPVLISLKDGYVPPKHRELRVTKRNILDVRPPSGPHRSQSASDAPVSQQHTLETLLEEIKALREQVQAQEQRITALENMLCELVDDTD; this comes from the exons ATGAGCCGGCGGGTGGTCCGGCAGAGCAAGTTTCGCCATGTGTTTGGGCAGGCCGCAAAGGCAGACCAGGCCTACGAGGACATCCGAGTGTCCAAGGTCACGTGGGACAGCTCCTTCTGTGCCGTCAACCCCAAGTTCCTGGCCATTATTGTGGAGTCTGGAGGTGGGGGTGCCTTCATGGTCCTGCCTCTGGCCAAG ACAGGACGAGTGGATAAAAACTACCCACTGGTCACTGGACACACTGCCCCTGTGCTGGATATTGACTGGTGCCCCCACAATGACAATGTCATCGCCAGTGCCTCAGACGATACCACCATCATG gtGTGGCAGATACCAGACTATACCCCAGTGCGAAACATTACGGAAGCCATCATCACACTAGAGGGTCACTCCAAGCGAGTGGGCATCCTCTCCTGGCACCCCACTGCCCGGAATGTCCTGCTCAGCGCAG GTGGTGACAATATGATCATCATCTGGAACGTGGGCACTGGGGAGGTGCTCCTGAGTCTGGACGACATGCACCCCGACGTCATCCACAGCGTGTGCTGGAACAGCAATGGCAGCCTGCTCGCCACCACCTGCAAAGACAAGACCCTGCGCATTATCGACCCCcgcaaaggccaggtggtggcg GAGCGAGCCCGGCCTCACGAGGGCGCCCGCCCGCTGCGGGCCGTCTTCACCGCAGACGGGAAGCTACTGAGCACCGGCTTCAGCAGGATGAGCGAGCGGCAACTCGCGCTCTGGGACCCG GAGAGGTTTGCGGCCCACGAGGGGATGAGGCCCATGAGGGCTGTCTTCACGCGCCAGGGTCACATCTTCACCACGGGCTTCACCCGCATGAGCCAGCGAGAGCTGGGCCTGTGGGACCCG AACAACTTCGAGGAGCCAGTGGCACTGCAGGAGATGGACACAAGCAATGGGGTTCTGCTGCCCTTCTATGATCCCGACTCCAGCATCGTCTACCTGTGCGGCAAG GGCGACAGCAGCATTCGGTACTTTGAGATCACAGACGAGCCGCCCTTCGTGCACTACCTGAACACGTTCAGCAGCAAGGAGCCACAGAGGGGCATGGGTTTCATGCCCAAGCGGGGCTTGGATGTCAGCAAGTGTGAGATCGCCCG GTTCTACAAGTTGCACGAAAGAAAATGTGAACCCATCATCATGACTGTGCCCCGcaag TCAGACCTGTTCCAGGACGACCTGTACCCAGACACGCCAGGTCCTGAGCCGGCCCTAGAGGCAGAAGAATGGCTCTCCGGCCAGGATGCTGAGCCTGTGCTCATCTCGCTGAAAGACGGCTACGTGCCCCCCAAGCACCGTGAGCTCAGAGTCACCAAGCGCAACATTCTGGACGTGCGCCCGCCTTCCGGGCCCCATCGCAGCCAGTCGGCCAGCGACGCCCCCGTGTCG CAGCAGCACACGCTGGAGACACTGCTGGAGGAGATCAAGGCCCTTCGCGAGCAGGTGCAGGCCCAGGAGCAGCGCATCACAGCGCTGGAGAACATGCTGTGCGAGCTGGTGGACGACACAGATTAG
- the CORO6 gene encoding coronin-6 isoform X3 — MSRRVVRQSKFRHVFGQAAKADQAYEDIRVSKVTWDSSFCAVNPKFLAIIVESGGGGAFMVLPLAKTGRVDKNYPLVTGHTAPVLDIDWCPHNDNVIASASDDTTIMVWQIPDYTPVRNITEAIITLEGHSKRVGILSWHPTARNVLLSAGGDNMIIIWNVGTGEVLLSLDDMHPDVIHSVCWNSNGSLLATTCKDKTLRIIDPRKGQVVAERFAAHEGMRPMRAVFTRQGHIFTTGFTRMSQRELGLWDPVTQLDAGGVCPGGWHHGRGPAPHPQACPPGEGWGPAAHRAHTHPCPAVLRRLKEPCWRPHLNNFEEPVALQEMDTSNGVLLPFYDPDSSIVYLCGKGDSSIRYFEITDEPPFVHYLNTFSSKEPQRGMGFMPKRGLDVSKCEIARFYKLHERKCEPIIMTVPRKSDLFQDDLYPDTPGPEPALEAEEWLSGQDAEPVLISLKDGYVPPKHRELRVTKRNILDVRPPSGPHRSQSASDAPVSQQHTLETLLEEIKALREQVQAQEQRITALENMLCELVDDTD, encoded by the exons ATGAGCCGGCGGGTGGTCCGGCAGAGCAAGTTTCGCCATGTGTTTGGGCAGGCCGCAAAGGCAGACCAGGCCTACGAGGACATCCGAGTGTCCAAGGTCACGTGGGACAGCTCCTTCTGTGCCGTCAACCCCAAGTTCCTGGCCATTATTGTGGAGTCTGGAGGTGGGGGTGCCTTCATGGTCCTGCCTCTGGCCAAG ACAGGACGAGTGGATAAAAACTACCCACTGGTCACTGGACACACTGCCCCTGTGCTGGATATTGACTGGTGCCCCCACAATGACAATGTCATCGCCAGTGCCTCAGACGATACCACCATCATG gtGTGGCAGATACCAGACTATACCCCAGTGCGAAACATTACGGAAGCCATCATCACACTAGAGGGTCACTCCAAGCGAGTGGGCATCCTCTCCTGGCACCCCACTGCCCGGAATGTCCTGCTCAGCGCAG GTGGTGACAATATGATCATCATCTGGAACGTGGGCACTGGGGAGGTGCTCCTGAGTCTGGACGACATGCACCCCGACGTCATCCACAGCGTGTGCTGGAACAGCAATGGCAGCCTGCTCGCCACCACCTGCAAAGACAAGACCCTGCGCATTATCGACCCCcgcaaaggccaggtggtggcg GAGAGGTTTGCGGCCCACGAGGGGATGAGGCCCATGAGGGCTGTCTTCACGCGCCAGGGTCACATCTTCACCACGGGCTTCACCCGCATGAGCCAGCGAGAGCTGGGCCTGTGGGACCCGGTAACGCAGCTGGACGCTGGGGGTGTGTGCCCGGGGGGCTGGCATCACGGGAGAGGGCCCGCGCCCCACCCGCAGGCATGCCCGCCTGGGGAGGGCTGGGGGCCAGCGGCCCACCGTGCCCACACCCACCCCTGCCCAGCTGTGCTGCGTCGCCTGAAGGAGCCGTGCTGGCGCCCCCACCTG AACAACTTCGAGGAGCCAGTGGCACTGCAGGAGATGGACACAAGCAATGGGGTTCTGCTGCCCTTCTATGATCCCGACTCCAGCATCGTCTACCTGTGCGGCAAG GGCGACAGCAGCATTCGGTACTTTGAGATCACAGACGAGCCGCCCTTCGTGCACTACCTGAACACGTTCAGCAGCAAGGAGCCACAGAGGGGCATGGGTTTCATGCCCAAGCGGGGCTTGGATGTCAGCAAGTGTGAGATCGCCCG GTTCTACAAGTTGCACGAAAGAAAATGTGAACCCATCATCATGACTGTGCCCCGcaag TCAGACCTGTTCCAGGACGACCTGTACCCAGACACGCCAGGTCCTGAGCCGGCCCTAGAGGCAGAAGAATGGCTCTCCGGCCAGGATGCTGAGCCTGTGCTCATCTCGCTGAAAGACGGCTACGTGCCCCCCAAGCACCGTGAGCTCAGAGTCACCAAGCGCAACATTCTGGACGTGCGCCCGCCTTCCGGGCCCCATCGCAGCCAGTCGGCCAGCGACGCCCCCGTGTCG CAGCAGCACACGCTGGAGACACTGCTGGAGGAGATCAAGGCCCTTCGCGAGCAGGTGCAGGCCCAGGAGCAGCGCATCACAGCGCTGGAGAACATGCTGTGCGAGCTGGTGGACGACACAGATTAG
- the CORO6 gene encoding coronin-6 isoform X5 → MSRRVVRQSKFRHVFGQAAKADQAYEDIRVSKVTWDSSFCAVNPKFLAIIVESGGGGAFMVLPLAKTGRVDKNYPLVTGHTAPVLDIDWCPHNDNVIASASDDTTIMVWQIPDYTPVRNITEAIITLEGHSKRVGILSWHPTARNVLLSAGGDNMIIIWNVGTGEVLLSLDDMHPDVIHSVCWNSNGSLLATTCKDKTLRIIDPRKGQVVAERFAAHEGMRPMRAVFTRQGHIFTTGFTRMSQRELGLWDPNNFEEPVALQEMDTSNGVLLPFYDPDSSIVYLCGKGDSSIRYFEITDEPPFVHYLNTFSSKEPQRGMGFMPKRGLDVSKCEIARFYKLHERKCEPIIMTVPRKSDLFQDDLYPDTPGPEPALEAEEWLSGQDAEPVLISLKDGYVPPKHRELRVTKRNILDVRPPSGPHRSQSASDAPVSQQHTLETLLEEIKALREQVQAQEQRITALENMLCELVDDTD, encoded by the exons ATGAGCCGGCGGGTGGTCCGGCAGAGCAAGTTTCGCCATGTGTTTGGGCAGGCCGCAAAGGCAGACCAGGCCTACGAGGACATCCGAGTGTCCAAGGTCACGTGGGACAGCTCCTTCTGTGCCGTCAACCCCAAGTTCCTGGCCATTATTGTGGAGTCTGGAGGTGGGGGTGCCTTCATGGTCCTGCCTCTGGCCAAG ACAGGACGAGTGGATAAAAACTACCCACTGGTCACTGGACACACTGCCCCTGTGCTGGATATTGACTGGTGCCCCCACAATGACAATGTCATCGCCAGTGCCTCAGACGATACCACCATCATG gtGTGGCAGATACCAGACTATACCCCAGTGCGAAACATTACGGAAGCCATCATCACACTAGAGGGTCACTCCAAGCGAGTGGGCATCCTCTCCTGGCACCCCACTGCCCGGAATGTCCTGCTCAGCGCAG GTGGTGACAATATGATCATCATCTGGAACGTGGGCACTGGGGAGGTGCTCCTGAGTCTGGACGACATGCACCCCGACGTCATCCACAGCGTGTGCTGGAACAGCAATGGCAGCCTGCTCGCCACCACCTGCAAAGACAAGACCCTGCGCATTATCGACCCCcgcaaaggccaggtggtggcg GAGAGGTTTGCGGCCCACGAGGGGATGAGGCCCATGAGGGCTGTCTTCACGCGCCAGGGTCACATCTTCACCACGGGCTTCACCCGCATGAGCCAGCGAGAGCTGGGCCTGTGGGACCCG AACAACTTCGAGGAGCCAGTGGCACTGCAGGAGATGGACACAAGCAATGGGGTTCTGCTGCCCTTCTATGATCCCGACTCCAGCATCGTCTACCTGTGCGGCAAG GGCGACAGCAGCATTCGGTACTTTGAGATCACAGACGAGCCGCCCTTCGTGCACTACCTGAACACGTTCAGCAGCAAGGAGCCACAGAGGGGCATGGGTTTCATGCCCAAGCGGGGCTTGGATGTCAGCAAGTGTGAGATCGCCCG GTTCTACAAGTTGCACGAAAGAAAATGTGAACCCATCATCATGACTGTGCCCCGcaag TCAGACCTGTTCCAGGACGACCTGTACCCAGACACGCCAGGTCCTGAGCCGGCCCTAGAGGCAGAAGAATGGCTCTCCGGCCAGGATGCTGAGCCTGTGCTCATCTCGCTGAAAGACGGCTACGTGCCCCCCAAGCACCGTGAGCTCAGAGTCACCAAGCGCAACATTCTGGACGTGCGCCCGCCTTCCGGGCCCCATCGCAGCCAGTCGGCCAGCGACGCCCCCGTGTCG CAGCAGCACACGCTGGAGACACTGCTGGAGGAGATCAAGGCCCTTCGCGAGCAGGTGCAGGCCCAGGAGCAGCGCATCACAGCGCTGGAGAACATGCTGTGCGAGCTGGTGGACGACACAGATTAG
- the CORO6 gene encoding coronin-6 isoform X1 encodes MSRRVVRQSKFRHVFGQAAKADQAYEDIRVSKVTWDSSFCAVNPKFLAIIVESGGGGAFMVLPLAKTGRVDKNYPLVTGHTAPVLDIDWCPHNDNVIASASDDTTIMVWQIPDYTPVRNITEAIITLEGHSKRVGILSWHPTARNVLLSAGGDNMIIIWNVGTGEVLLSLDDMHPDVIHSVCWNSNGSLLATTCKDKTLRIIDPRKGQVVAERARPHEGARPLRAVFTADGKLLSTGFSRMSERQLALWDPERFAAHEGMRPMRAVFTRQGHIFTTGFTRMSQRELGLWDPVTQLDAGGVCPGGWHHGRGPAPHPQACPPGEGWGPAAHRAHTHPCPAVLRRLKEPCWRPHLNNFEEPVALQEMDTSNGVLLPFYDPDSSIVYLCGKGDSSIRYFEITDEPPFVHYLNTFSSKEPQRGMGFMPKRGLDVSKCEIARFYKLHERKCEPIIMTVPRKSDLFQDDLYPDTPGPEPALEAEEWLSGQDAEPVLISLKDGYVPPKHRELRVTKRNILDVRPPSGPHRSQSASDAPVSQQHTLETLLEEIKALREQVQAQEQRITALENMLCELVDDTD; translated from the exons ATGAGCCGGCGGGTGGTCCGGCAGAGCAAGTTTCGCCATGTGTTTGGGCAGGCCGCAAAGGCAGACCAGGCCTACGAGGACATCCGAGTGTCCAAGGTCACGTGGGACAGCTCCTTCTGTGCCGTCAACCCCAAGTTCCTGGCCATTATTGTGGAGTCTGGAGGTGGGGGTGCCTTCATGGTCCTGCCTCTGGCCAAG ACAGGACGAGTGGATAAAAACTACCCACTGGTCACTGGACACACTGCCCCTGTGCTGGATATTGACTGGTGCCCCCACAATGACAATGTCATCGCCAGTGCCTCAGACGATACCACCATCATG gtGTGGCAGATACCAGACTATACCCCAGTGCGAAACATTACGGAAGCCATCATCACACTAGAGGGTCACTCCAAGCGAGTGGGCATCCTCTCCTGGCACCCCACTGCCCGGAATGTCCTGCTCAGCGCAG GTGGTGACAATATGATCATCATCTGGAACGTGGGCACTGGGGAGGTGCTCCTGAGTCTGGACGACATGCACCCCGACGTCATCCACAGCGTGTGCTGGAACAGCAATGGCAGCCTGCTCGCCACCACCTGCAAAGACAAGACCCTGCGCATTATCGACCCCcgcaaaggccaggtggtggcg GAGCGAGCCCGGCCTCACGAGGGCGCCCGCCCGCTGCGGGCCGTCTTCACCGCAGACGGGAAGCTACTGAGCACCGGCTTCAGCAGGATGAGCGAGCGGCAACTCGCGCTCTGGGACCCG GAGAGGTTTGCGGCCCACGAGGGGATGAGGCCCATGAGGGCTGTCTTCACGCGCCAGGGTCACATCTTCACCACGGGCTTCACCCGCATGAGCCAGCGAGAGCTGGGCCTGTGGGACCCGGTAACGCAGCTGGACGCTGGGGGTGTGTGCCCGGGGGGCTGGCATCACGGGAGAGGGCCCGCGCCCCACCCGCAGGCATGCCCGCCTGGGGAGGGCTGGGGGCCAGCGGCCCACCGTGCCCACACCCACCCCTGCCCAGCTGTGCTGCGTCGCCTGAAGGAGCCGTGCTGGCGCCCCCACCTG AACAACTTCGAGGAGCCAGTGGCACTGCAGGAGATGGACACAAGCAATGGGGTTCTGCTGCCCTTCTATGATCCCGACTCCAGCATCGTCTACCTGTGCGGCAAG GGCGACAGCAGCATTCGGTACTTTGAGATCACAGACGAGCCGCCCTTCGTGCACTACCTGAACACGTTCAGCAGCAAGGAGCCACAGAGGGGCATGGGTTTCATGCCCAAGCGGGGCTTGGATGTCAGCAAGTGTGAGATCGCCCG GTTCTACAAGTTGCACGAAAGAAAATGTGAACCCATCATCATGACTGTGCCCCGcaag TCAGACCTGTTCCAGGACGACCTGTACCCAGACACGCCAGGTCCTGAGCCGGCCCTAGAGGCAGAAGAATGGCTCTCCGGCCAGGATGCTGAGCCTGTGCTCATCTCGCTGAAAGACGGCTACGTGCCCCCCAAGCACCGTGAGCTCAGAGTCACCAAGCGCAACATTCTGGACGTGCGCCCGCCTTCCGGGCCCCATCGCAGCCAGTCGGCCAGCGACGCCCCCGTGTCG CAGCAGCACACGCTGGAGACACTGCTGGAGGAGATCAAGGCCCTTCGCGAGCAGGTGCAGGCCCAGGAGCAGCGCATCACAGCGCTGGAGAACATGCTGTGCGAGCTGGTGGACGACACAGATTAG
- the CORO6 gene encoding coronin-6 isoform X2, with product MSRRVVRQSKFRHVFGQAAKADQAYEDIRVSKVTWDSSFCAVNPKFLAIIVESGGGGAFMVLPLAKTGRVDKNYPLVTGHTAPVLDIDWCPHNDNVIASASDDTTIMVWQIPDYTPVRNITEAIITLEGHSKRVGILSWHPTARNVLLSAGGDNMIIIWNVGTGEVLLSLDDMHPDVIHSVCWNSNGSLLATTCKDKTLRIIDPRKGQVVAERARPHEGARPLRAVFTADGKLLSTGFSRMSERQLALWDPERFAAHEGMRPMRAVFTRQGHIFTTGFTRMSQRELGLWDPVTQLDAGGVCPGGWHHGRGPAPHPQACPPGEGWGPAAHRAHTHPCPAVLRRLKEPCWRPHLNNFEEPVALQEMDTSNGVLLPFYDPDSSIVYLCGKGDSSIRYFEITDEPPFVHYLNTFSSKEPQRGMGFMPKRGLDVSKCEIARFYKLHERKCEPIIMTVPRKSDLFQDDLYPDTPGPEPALEAEEWLSGQDAEPVLISLKDGYVPPKHRELRVTKRNILDVRPPSGPHRSQSASDAPVSQHTLETLLEEIKALREQVQAQEQRITALENMLCELVDDTD from the exons ATGAGCCGGCGGGTGGTCCGGCAGAGCAAGTTTCGCCATGTGTTTGGGCAGGCCGCAAAGGCAGACCAGGCCTACGAGGACATCCGAGTGTCCAAGGTCACGTGGGACAGCTCCTTCTGTGCCGTCAACCCCAAGTTCCTGGCCATTATTGTGGAGTCTGGAGGTGGGGGTGCCTTCATGGTCCTGCCTCTGGCCAAG ACAGGACGAGTGGATAAAAACTACCCACTGGTCACTGGACACACTGCCCCTGTGCTGGATATTGACTGGTGCCCCCACAATGACAATGTCATCGCCAGTGCCTCAGACGATACCACCATCATG gtGTGGCAGATACCAGACTATACCCCAGTGCGAAACATTACGGAAGCCATCATCACACTAGAGGGTCACTCCAAGCGAGTGGGCATCCTCTCCTGGCACCCCACTGCCCGGAATGTCCTGCTCAGCGCAG GTGGTGACAATATGATCATCATCTGGAACGTGGGCACTGGGGAGGTGCTCCTGAGTCTGGACGACATGCACCCCGACGTCATCCACAGCGTGTGCTGGAACAGCAATGGCAGCCTGCTCGCCACCACCTGCAAAGACAAGACCCTGCGCATTATCGACCCCcgcaaaggccaggtggtggcg GAGCGAGCCCGGCCTCACGAGGGCGCCCGCCCGCTGCGGGCCGTCTTCACCGCAGACGGGAAGCTACTGAGCACCGGCTTCAGCAGGATGAGCGAGCGGCAACTCGCGCTCTGGGACCCG GAGAGGTTTGCGGCCCACGAGGGGATGAGGCCCATGAGGGCTGTCTTCACGCGCCAGGGTCACATCTTCACCACGGGCTTCACCCGCATGAGCCAGCGAGAGCTGGGCCTGTGGGACCCGGTAACGCAGCTGGACGCTGGGGGTGTGTGCCCGGGGGGCTGGCATCACGGGAGAGGGCCCGCGCCCCACCCGCAGGCATGCCCGCCTGGGGAGGGCTGGGGGCCAGCGGCCCACCGTGCCCACACCCACCCCTGCCCAGCTGTGCTGCGTCGCCTGAAGGAGCCGTGCTGGCGCCCCCACCTG AACAACTTCGAGGAGCCAGTGGCACTGCAGGAGATGGACACAAGCAATGGGGTTCTGCTGCCCTTCTATGATCCCGACTCCAGCATCGTCTACCTGTGCGGCAAG GGCGACAGCAGCATTCGGTACTTTGAGATCACAGACGAGCCGCCCTTCGTGCACTACCTGAACACGTTCAGCAGCAAGGAGCCACAGAGGGGCATGGGTTTCATGCCCAAGCGGGGCTTGGATGTCAGCAAGTGTGAGATCGCCCG GTTCTACAAGTTGCACGAAAGAAAATGTGAACCCATCATCATGACTGTGCCCCGcaag TCAGACCTGTTCCAGGACGACCTGTACCCAGACACGCCAGGTCCTGAGCCGGCCCTAGAGGCAGAAGAATGGCTCTCCGGCCAGGATGCTGAGCCTGTGCTCATCTCGCTGAAAGACGGCTACGTGCCCCCCAAGCACCGTGAGCTCAGAGTCACCAAGCGCAACATTCTGGACGTGCGCCCGCCTTCCGGGCCCCATCGCAGCCAGTCGGCCAGCGACGCCCCCGTGTCG CAGCACACGCTGGAGACACTGCTGGAGGAGATCAAGGCCCTTCGCGAGCAGGTGCAGGCCCAGGAGCAGCGCATCACAGCGCTGGAGAACATGCTGTGCGAGCTGGTGGACGACACAGATTAG